The Lactuca sativa cultivar Salinas chromosome 2, Lsat_Salinas_v11, whole genome shotgun sequence genome includes the window TACGGATACTAATATGTTGACTAAAAgctacggaaacaaacgaccgactcgcacccgaatcaaataataccaacgcaggcacataactcacaagaaaagtacctacgcatatcatcatataagcataaaaaaactcaacccaaataaaagatgaaatagattacataccagccacaacatcgggcgccgtgCGGACCTCCTATGCAGTCAACTGAAATGATCTCCCATGAGCCTTCGGGGCTTCGAcgttcaccggccgaacctcggtagccctagcagcaggcgcagatccctgcgctgatccctaAAGAAGCTGTGGGCACTCGACCTTTCGATGGCcgatctggttgcaatgaaagaaaaccgaaaatcccttggggcaatccatcgcgatatgcccctccttcccacacttgtagcacaccccagccctgcacgacccctcgtaactcttaccgcacttcccacaagtgcgacccttcgcgcccccagatctcgaatcagcaggtctagcccgcttggctgtcggctgagactgagtcggctgccgatccaccctctgtgactcggcctcctccctggcctgagtctccaactcgatctccctcttccgggaattTGCCTGGAACTCAGCAAATGTCCGacaagtcgagttcgccacgaactcccgaaaatctctcctcagaacactcagataacggctcatacgagcctgctcagatgagacctactcagggcaaaacatcgccctctcatgaaacttcctggtgatcactgccacagaatcagtaccctgcttgagggtcaagaactcctgaatcaaccgttccctctccaccgggggaacatactcctccctgaacatagcggtgaacctctcccaggtcacctcggaaatctcagccaacgtgaagttcgccgtcacgaacttccaccaatccttcgctcccaggcggagctggttcaaggtaaaccgaaccctcaagtgctctggaaaagaacacgtatagaaacatccctcgatgtcaaagatccacctcatagcagcaatcgggtcctgcatCCCATCGaactctagtggcttcgtgttgctgaactcccgaaacaacaacaagtcacctccctgagatctggcagcagcaacagcagcagtagctgcagctgcagcaACCTCAGTCAAcgctgcataccgctcatcaaaagtctcaatcaacgtggtcttgatgtccccaaacatcttgggaatctcagcccggatggcggcagccacctcctcatgaatcaatcgacggatctcctcgtcgctgacaccactgctctcaggtgtgtgtcgagttccaaccatgatgcctctgaaatacaacaaagaaATTATTAGAGACTCGATTGAGCAtacacatactcgatgacgcaaccctacttctcctccgttgtccaaaagattcttacttggaatgcccactgatccggtgtcttcagtagtacgggcccaatactactgaccacaccgcatcagcattcactccaagtcctcctccttggatcttggattacaagtactctatcttcttgagctcctaactgctatctacccactctcgaagcatctcagcagcagaaatctcctaggctaaggcatcacaaatcaggccactctagtcctaatatgtatacctagcctactctagcatgcataatgtaacataacatatctcataacacataatgtaagggtgcttttggggattcaccgttcgggcgctggctgatcgtacacacggctctgctctgtttgtctcaaaactctttttattcttttcaaatattttacttcattatcaaaattttcctcaaatcctcagtttgagttcagatacgcccgaagatgcatccgaatccctcaaaccaaggctctgataccaacttgtaacaacgtaaattttcaagaaaaattttcatttttaaaacatacacatactcataaaatattgtcaaaacatattgtatcaattgttatcatcacaaaacatctccccataatctcaaacataaactccataagtgtgtacgaatcatgtcggcgccttcccgcgctcatcactagtacctaaaacacataacacaacaactgtaagcataaatgcttagtgagttccccaaaatactgcatacaacatatacgccactcgaggctataatacgacctttcggtcgatgtgtctcagcgggaacctccagtcccgtagctcgttggaccctctagtccggtcatagctcgttggaccctccggtccggtctatatcatcatacacatacatatatcacatagcacataaactcATACGTAACACATAAAACCCtttggtcaacacataataccactctaggtaacgtatagtgagaagactcacctcaatgtctcggtaagtatctgactcggtagaaatgtgatctagcctccgcctaatcacataaagtaaataatcTCATAAATACACTATActtaaccctaaaagtcaacaaggtcaacggtcaaactttgacctgacccgtcgagtgcactagggcgactcggcgagtccacacgtgtctAATGACTCccttagtccctctcttggcacgtcgagtacttcccctgactcgacgagttccacctagcatgaatcgcggggccaccccgactcaacttgccgagtctcaagaacaactcggtgagttccaacttgaactcagactCCCCTGACTctctctgactcaccgagttattccccaactcggcaagtccactcactgagtgattaacgggcaaccttcatactactcgccgagtctgttcttcggactcggcgagttcatgccatgcacaaactctatacaactcctgaggtcagaGATGTTCGAtataatcatagatctggcctccccaagcatgataatcacgtaaagttcggaccttggcacttatataacatctaaatgctccaaaatggtgatttagccccaaaaatgacattcctagctcatggctcccaaaaggaCTCATatagctccaagggttaaggcctctggacctctttgggtccatatccataacacaaactcgagaagggaccaaatgctccacttaatcaacctctaaaagggttagaaaaccctaacactaagaatcaacaccaaaaactgaagaaggtccgagaataatacctcaatacaatctctatgagctcaaaaaccaccaaaatagcacctccttcagcctcctcttgccttgaacacttccttcttgcaaaaacacccacaaaaggttCAAGGatagcctctccttcctcacaaacactctagatatcttagggtttctctctgggggttggtggccgcaaatgacggccctaagaccctttaaataggtctcaaagcctggaaattagggtttcattaaatagcatggactcgccgagtccagctgtgaactcgcatactaatctgcgaccatactcggcgagtctagacgccaactcgccgagtctcccctcaacacccaaaaataaaagaacaaaatataatacctgggaaACCGGATGTTACAATCTTGGTTATTAATGGGTCAGAAACAAAAGAATTTGGTATGGAGCGCGAGGTTCGGCGGGGTGATCCATTATCCCCGTTCTTGTTCATTATTGAAGTTGAAGGACTTCACATTGCTTTTGAATCGGCGAAAGAAAAGGGCATATTTAAAGGTATCCAACTCCCCCACCGTGATCCAGTAATCTTTCACCTTCAATACGCTAATGACGTAATATTTATGGGATCATGGGCAACGGAAAATACGAAAAACCTGATCAGAATTCTAAGATGTTTTGAACTGTCATCGGGACTCAAGATTAATATGTCAAAAAGTAAATTATATGGGTTTGGTGTTCAGAACTGTGAGCTGGAACTTGTGGCCCGTAGTTTCAACCATTCGATTGGTTCTCTCCCTTTTACCTACTTAGGTCTCCCTGTTGGCGCTTCTATGGCTAGAGTCACCCACTGGAAACCTATCATCGAAAAATTCCAGGCAAAACTATCCAGATGGAAAGCCTCCACCTTGTTGTTTGGGGGTAGATTGACCTTATGCAAAGTAGTACTAAGTAGCCTTGGCTCGTTTTACTTCTCTATATATATGGCTCCTATAAAGGTGATTAAAAGTCTTGAAAGAATTCAGATGATGTTTTTTTGGGGAGGCTGCCTGGAATCAAGGAAAATGGCCTGGATTGCTTGGGATAAGATCCTCGCAGCTAAAGAAAAAGGTGGGCTCGGTGTTGGTAGTTTAAAGGCGCAAAATCTTGCTCTCTTGGGAAAATGGTGGTGGCGTTTCAGAAAACAGCCTGACAGCATATGGGCTTTGGTGATTAAAgccattcatggacctaatggaGGCGTTTCTCGACCTATGGCTACAAAAAGAAGAAGTGGTTGCTGGGTTCAATTGCATGCCTGCCAATATCGTTAGAAAAAGAACAGGTGTCATTCTTGAATTACTTCCAACATGTATTAAATGTAGACAGTTCGTCAAAATGGACATGATCACTTGATCCATCGGGGGAATATATTGTTTCTTCATTGGGAAACCATATTGATAATCTGGTTCTGCCTCATAGTAATGATAGATGGATATGGAACCCACTGGAGTCGGGTAAGATAAACATTCTAGCTTGGCGAGTCTGTCAAGGTAGACTTCCATGCATGGAGAACCTTTTCAAGCTTGACATCAACTCTTCAGATTTGTGTCCGATGTGTCATGAAGCCCCAGAAACGGTAGATCACATCTTTGTGGGCTGCCCGATCACAAAGGAAGTTTGGCTGCAGGTATGTAGATGGTGTCGGCTACTGGAACACTCTCCTAGCTCTTGTCAAGAGTTGTTAGAATGTAAGGAATTGTTAGGAGGACATCAAAGGTTGAAGGTGGTTCAAGAAGCTATAATGTTGGTTTTCTTGTGGGTAATTTGGGGATTTAGAAATAGTAATACTCATGCCTTAAACTCAAACTCCATATCAAAAACGGTACTGGCATATGAGGTACAAGAACATTCGTACTTATGGATCAATGTGCGGAATCGATAAGGACAAAATCTAAGGTGGATTGAGTGGTGTTGCGACCCCATCTTGGAGTATTATTATTGGATGTAGTTCTCTttttttcctttctgtttctatGTTGCCTTGTTTTGTTTTATTCTTGGAACATTTTGTACCTCCTAGCCCCTGACTAGCTTTTTCTTAATATACGCCTgcacttaaaaaaaaaaatgcaagATATTATAcatatctaaaaaaaaaaaaattcattttaatagATCAACCTACAGACATCTATAAAATAACTATTATATGCAAGGTTTACTTTATAATAAAGACCATTCattgaaaaaaaataattggtAAAGACTATTTTAAGAAAAATTGAAAACCTTAAATACCACTTGTAAATTTTTTTCTAGAATTGCCGaccattcaaaaaaaaaagaaaaaaaaaaaggacaGCTGGACACCACATAACATTACAAGTAACAACTTTTGGTTTTTGACtttttgttgatatgatatgaaCCACAATTAAACACGTCATTCATTGACGTAATGTCTCCATTTATACCCCACACACCCACATTTATACAACCACTCATTTCTGAAGTTTTTTCACAACTGAAAGTAGATATGGAGGATTTTTTCGAGTCTTTGCCGGAAGGTTTCATAGCAGAAGCATTAGCACTCACCAGCCCTCGAGATGTTTCCCGTTTGTCCTCCGTCAATTCCGTTTTCCGGTCGGCGGCACAGTGGGATAGCGTTTGGGAGAGTTTCACACCGCCGGAGTACCTGACGGAGACGGCGGACGGTGGTGCAGTCGGATCGAAGAAGGAGGTGTATCTACGTCTCTGTGATCATCCAATCATTATAGAGGAAGGAAGCAAGGTATACTTTCGTAAAATTTTCCTATCTGATTTCACACTTTCTGTTATTTTTCTaccaataaaaaaaatgaatttcgTTTTTGAGATCTCGAAACATGAATGAAGCTTCGGATTGTGTCGATTCGATCTAATTCtgcttttcatttaattttcaacaGAGTTTCTGGTTGGATAAAAGCAGCGGGAAGAAATGTTACATGTTAGCCGCGAGACAACTGTCAATTGCATCTTCCGATTCTCCAAATTGTTGGATATGGACACAAACACCAGAATCAAGGTATTAATCAACACCTTTTACAGATCATAAATTCAAAATGTTATCTCTCTGAATTTAACTCAAATCTCGAATTATAGATTCAAAGAGGTAGCAGAACTTATCAGTGTGAGTTTACTTGAAATCATCGGCAAAATCAATACTTCAATCTTCTCCCCTGATACAACATACGTTGCTCTTCTTGTGttcaaaacaacatcgaaagcTTATGGGTTTGAGTACCAACCGGTGGAGGTGTGTATTGGTTTTCACGGCGACCGGAGTCAAACCCGGTTGGTGTATCTCGACCCTGAAGCAGGGCGGAGGCGAGGACTCCGATCAAGGAGGCGGATTGGGATATTTAGCAAAGGGGCATTCGCGAATTGGGATGTTGTGCCTCCCCCTTCTAAAGAGAATGGTCCGAAACAAAGAGACGATGGGTGGTTTGAGATTGAGATCGGAGAATACTTTAATGGCGGTGGTGATGCGGCGGAACTGGAGCTGCGTGTGGCGGAGGTGAACGGAGGGAATTGGAAGACTGGGCTTGTTATTCAAGGTATCGAGTTTAGGCCTAAAAAGTCGTAAGTAAGAATTAAGAAAGTAGTTGTTGTGTTGGAAATTGGAAATCAGTTAGTATGGTTTA containing:
- the LOC111886414 gene encoding uncharacterized protein LOC111886414 produces the protein MEREVRRGDPLSPFLFIIEVEGLHIAFESAKEKGIFKGIQLPHRDPVIFHLQYANDVIFMGSWATENTKNLIRILRCFELSSGLKINMSKSKLYGFGVQNCELELVARSFNHSIGSLPFTYLGLPVGASMARVTHWKPIIEKFQAKLSRWKASTLLFGGRLTLCKVVLSSLGSFYFSIYMAPIKVIKSLERIQMMFFWGGCLESRKMAWIAWDKILAAKEKGGLGVGSLKAQNLALLGKWWWRFRKQPDSIWALVIKAIHGPNGGVSRPMATKRRSGCWVQLHACQYR
- the LOC111886609 gene encoding F-box protein PP2-B10 encodes the protein MSPFIPHTPTFIQPLISEVFSQLKVDMEDFFESLPEGFIAEALALTSPRDVSRLSSVNSVFRSAAQWDSVWESFTPPEYLTETADGGAVGSKKEVYLRLCDHPIIIEEGSKSFWLDKSSGKKCYMLAARQLSIASSDSPNCWIWTQTPESRFKEVAELISVSLLEIIGKINTSIFSPDTTYVALLVFKTTSKAYGFEYQPVEVCIGFHGDRSQTRLVYLDPEAGRRRGLRSRRRIGIFSKGAFANWDVVPPPSKENGPKQRDDGWFEIEIGEYFNGGGDAAELELRVAEVNGGNWKTGLVIQGIEFRPKKS